The following is a genomic window from Fundulus heteroclitus isolate FHET01 chromosome 16, MU-UCD_Fhet_4.1, whole genome shotgun sequence.
GATCGTTCTGCTACCTGAATATGCTTTGAATGAAACtattctattgtagctctggctggacGTTCAGTATAAATGTCTTACAAGATGGTAAAACCTACCTCAGTCCACATTCCCATGCTGTCTCTAAAATCTTTTTATCCACTATTACTAGATGTATACCTCAGACTCTCTTCCCAGCAACTTGTTTCACTAGAGGGGGATGGTGGATTTAGTGATGTGCAGAGTTAGCTTTTAGCAATAGTTTTCCATGTGTTCCACTCATTCAAACACCTttcttcaaatatttgttgTGTCTTTTACATAGATTGTGACAGCCTGGAAATAGGCATctttttaacaatggctttcttcttgccaccctTCAATAAGCACCAGATTTGCAGAGAACCATAACTTAAAGGTACAGTGGACGATCTCTTTCTGCTTTGAGTCGTTCTGATTGGCATGTGTATCCAATTAGCTTctgtgttagccgttcattttAGCACCGTTGCTCTCACCGTACACTTTGAAAATGGccgagagtcacaagaagcgacCTCAGAAGagagaaataagaccagagtgtttttgagagatttttttttctctttgaggagcagaagagcaggcaAGATGGTCTTGCGTATGCGCAGCTATTATAAGAGGAACTTGgacgtttcttacctacatttctggaaaaatcgtccactctacctttaatagCTGTCCTGGTAACAAACGCCCCCTAAATGGGCTGATACATGGAAAATTGTGGCTTTATTGTGACTAGATTAGAAAATCTTCTTGTATGAATAGTTCTGCAAGGCAGTTTCACCAATGGAAAAAAATTCCTTACAAGCTTCAAAAACTACGATCATTATGCGTACGTGAGAGAGCTTTGACCCATCACCGCATTCCCTCGTGAATGTCACCAACCTCTGTCCCAAGTTAAACATCAGCGGTAACTACAGTTCATATGTTAAAACCTGCTGATATTAATCATATTAAGGGAAACAGACTACCATACCCTTCATATAAAAAATTCATTATTAGAGCTGcactaattttattgcaacaaatgtttgcatttttagcCTCGAGAACATCTCTTAAATAGATCCCACGCATGTTGCAAAAGTTTGTGACCTACATGACCTAAAATTAGATTCTCCACGGTTAAGCTTTGAGGGAAGGTGACCGAGACCAAGGCCATGCACATAAACTTGGGATCGAACCACAACCGAGCTAATGTTTCACCATGGTGTTGCATGTTTAGTCCCTATAAAAGGCACAGCAGCAGGCCCCGAAAGTTCACCCTTTTGTAGGTGACGCCATTCCGAATGAAAGTGAAATACATATAGCACGTCCTGCGGCTCTTTTAATTTACATGCAATTTATTCTGTCGAATAGGGCATAAGggctacaaaagaaaaagaaacgcACAAAACACTTGTGACAATGATCTGGAAGCTGTGTCTCCTGTGTTTAGCTGGGAGTCTGGGAGCAGTCCACGCAGGCCCTATCAGGAAGAGCGGCAGGACGGCAGATAAGGCTGCGCCTCAGGAAGAAGTCAACGTGCTCATGTTTGGAGTCATACAGCTGAGCGAATCGCTCAACTATGTTTTTGAAACCACCGAGGCAAAGATAGAAAGAATCAGCAAGACCCTGAGGAGTCACGAAGAAACTCTCCAACGGCTGGGGAAGCAGGCTGAACAGGCTGCAGAAGTGGAGCAACAGATGAAGGGAGTCGTACAGCTGCTACAGGTAAGGACCACGgagaaaaaatgtaaacactgGATTCCATGTGTGAAGCTGAATAGTCTTGATTACAAAACAGATTATGCAGATATCTAATGCAAGAGGCTCAACAAGGCTAAGAGAGTATGGAAGTTATGTCCCTATCAGATTAAAGTTCAGACAAAGTAAAGCATATATTTGGTGATTTGTCAGAACAAAACTACATTTACAAAACACCTGAATGCTGTGTTGCTTCTGATGCATCTGCACCACAGTATAATGATTTGACTCCCTCTTAATCATATATAgttcatgttctttttttcctcagagaAGGTATTCATGAGTGTCAGAAAGACGTATGCCTTCTCGGCAAGGCAGCTGCAAGCTGTATAGAAACTGCTGTTGAGAAACAAAATGATAAGGGTAGATCCTGTCTTGACAGGAACAAATGGCAAAACAACAGACCCAGAGCCAGATCACAAAAGATTGGCTGAACAGCATAGAGAAGGACGAGGAGGAGCTGAAGGCAAAGGTTCAACGGTTGGAGACGTACATCAATAGTGCTGCGCCCGACACCCTCAAGGAGCTGCAGGTAAAGCTGAAAACACTTAGAAAGCCACCCACAAAGTCATTCACTCCCACTCAGCTGCTAACTTTGATTTCTTTACTTCcttctaatttattttcattctttttagGATAAAGCGGAGGAGCATTTCCAACTTTTGAGAGGTTTGCAGACCTGGACCCGGgtccaaaaaaacaatatcGAGATTCAGGATGAGCAGCTTTCCAAACTGCAGAAGATGGTAACTTTCTGGTTTAACACATTTCATGttgtgaactttttaaaaaaattttaatctaTTTCAATTAAAAACCTTTGTTATTCTCCTCTCTTTCTTCCAGAGTGAAGCACTATCATAGCTGACTGAAGATCCATCAGTTCACTGAATAAGAAGTCCATCTAGTTCTCAACTCCTCATCATTATTGCACTCCAATAGTCCTATATATGTTAGTTCACgttaatgactttttttttttatacaaattaaGTTAAACTATACAGATTTCTTtgtcatttgtaaataaatactacacataatttaaaaattgtGACTTTGGGAGTTTTTCTGAACAACCTTTATCAGATGAGATATAAGCTTGGAACGTACAGTGTGACGactttttattctctttgcTAAATTCTCAGAAGCTGTACAAATACTgaaattgaaaatctgcagaatccgtaaatcaaacaataaaatcaatgATCACACAAGAGCAAGCAAGCACGCAGTGAGTGGCTGAACGTGTATTTGCTTACAACCAGAGGTCAAGCCGCTGCCCGCATATGCGCCTTTAATAGTTAAAACGCTCACCTGTAGGTGGTGTGCGGCGTGTACACATTGCGAGCAGGGAACTCCAGCACCTCTTTGGTCGGCCGGACACGCAGGTCAGGGTAAGGTTTCACGTGAAGCAGTTCCGGTGACAGACAATAATGCGGCGAGTCCGGCGCTGGAGATATGTCGATTTTCAACTGAGCTGCAGGCCACGataaataatggatggatggacacaaaAGAGGAGATTAAATTAATACGCAAACCTGTCAGAAACGTTTACGTGCAAATCGTCACGGCGAAGTACATCGGGGTTACCTGTGATGGGCCTGAGCCGTCGCAGAACGGAGGACGGCCGACGCATATCTGCCAAGAACTTGTAGAGATCCTCATCACTCAGTCTATCACCCTCCTTGGTATGCACAGAAAGAGAAGAGGACCCAATTATTAGACAAAAAAGTATCAAACTATACATTAAATTcagaacatatttaaaaaacattcattCTAACAAAAGTCCAATCAAGTTATGTTAGGATGGCTATTTATCTTATAGAAgctatgtttgtttttcactgaCTTGACAGTCTATCTAAGCCGTAGTTTTGCCAACGCGGCACGCTgacagaagaggaaggaaagagGCTGAGCCCAAGCTGATAAATGTCAGGAGTGAGTTATAACTCTGTTGTGTCAGGAAACCAAGGCTTACAGATGAGACCGCAGGAGACTAGCAGCATAATGGTGCTGCTTCTTTCACAaaatctcttctgtttttttcttcttcttcaagaaGTCCAAATGGTTTGGGTTACTGCATTGGTATATTTAAGTCGAAGCACTCACAAAGCGTATCTTCAGAAAGGACTGTGatcaaatgtgcaaaaatggaGAAACTGTTGCCACAgcagtttattttaacatttaacagcaaacaatatattttattcaaacagttcaaagtaaaatattaaCCCATGATTTATCATAGTTCAAAATACAGTGTGCAGGGTTGAGTAAACAGAAACGGGTGACCTATCTGAGCAAAAGTCACCatgaattaaacaaattttattgtaatatttaataaaatcaatcaaaatataacatttggatgttttatttttaggatattttttttccagttaacagacaaaaaactgaaacattcaCTGTATCCTGGTTGTTTTATGATTCCATCCTTTTGATGAGCCAAACCAGAGAAAAGAGAGGGAGCAGTGGAGAAAAAGAGCAACAGATATTTCCATCACATTTGGACAAATGACAAAAATTAGACGATAAAACAGATAAGACAATTTCACAGTCTGCCACTGTTCAAATGCAAACCCTTCACACTTAGAGCTCTACCTCTGGCTCAGATGCGAGTTCATTAATTTAACATTAgccatgtttacatgcacaaaatttcacagtcggatttaaaaaaaaaagtagcaggATTGTACCGTAACATGGTTTAGTTCTTTATCGCTGTtaacaaaactgaaaatgacCACAGTTTGGgaactttgatttatttaattctcAGCAAAAAATAACTGATAATTAGACTGTATTTTCACATGTAAATAACCTGAGAATATTAATGCTGTTGTAcgcaaacagaaaatgtttctgaTCCATGCAGAATCACGAACAAAGCAGATATTTTCCAGATTCTTTAACAAAAACGGACGTGCGCAGAACGCTGTGATCGAAAAGTCACAGAGCCATCTCAAATTAGTTTGAAATGTTCTAAAAGTCCTAATCTCAATTAAGAGAGCCGTATAAACCGCACGCTTACAGAAAACACTGGGAGACCAAGGACTGACCCAGAGCACAGATCAGCTGGTTTGGAAAAGTTAATCAGAGTAATGGAAAAAGttttacagaagacagaaaagacaacaaaacataAGTCTACAATTCTAACAGGGCTTTAAGAAACTGGAGATAATGTAATGATTAACTGCATAAACTTCAACCTTAAAGAACTAAACTGGTCTTATTTTAATTCAGCTTACTTCTATATTTGTAGGTCATTAGTTTAGCACTCTAAAATTGTTAGGCAGAATAGAAACTTTTCTCCCAGTTGCTGCTCACaaccaaaataactttttaacttAGAATGAGAAAAGCGAGACGATTGGCTGAactaaaaattatttcttttaaaaacagcagacaatATTGAGCAAAGGGATATCATGGGTTTACAtttctattttgatttcctAATTTTAAGGAATACCTTTCCATCTATATACAATgtacaatacaattttattaaataccAACTTATTAAAAGTACAGCTGAGTTCAAAGTTATTCATACTCCTGGCAGACTtgattttaccaacatgttCCTTTTAACTTGGagaaatattaatgttttggtCTGGGCTTGTCAGAGTCCTGACTTTAATTTCATAGTGAGTCTGTGGAGTGAGCTAAAGATTATAGTGATGGAAAGAAGTCCTTCTATCCTCAAAGACTTAGAATTCATCACCAAAGATATATTGTCGAAAAAACAACAGGTTGGTTTAGCAAGAAGGATTTGATTGCTCTCGTGCCAATCaagctttttttatgtttatgtcaaAGAGTATTCATCATTTTCAACACGCCAGTTTTTAATGAAATGACCATTTATCTGCAACACActtgttggttaaataaaaattattttaaatataaatctaccagatgaatgaataattttggaCTTAACTGTGTTATATTTAACAATCAACTTGTGTTTACAAGCCCAGGACAATACTGTTGCGTCGAGtctgacctgtttgaagaagtTGGTGACCGTAAGCGTCGCTGGGCGAAAAGTGGCAAAGTTACACATCTCGTCCCCGACGCTCATCCTCTCAAAacccttcttctttttctcattCCAGGTCCCGTGGCTCTTTCGTTCTAGCAGAAGGACAAATCATGTTAATACATGCGGATACTTCTCTCTTAAAAAAGGGAAGAGACTGTGCACATATCAGAATTGGAGGTCTGTGAAAATGGGGATGGTGGGGTAAACGGTACCAGAGTCAGAGTCTGGGTCAGAGCGATCAAGACCTCCAACAGTGCTGACGATGTTGAGGAGGTGAATGGCTGTCCAGGCAAAAGGCATGCGGAAACGTCCAAGACGAGTGCACGCCTGCTCCGCCTGGAGACGGAGCTTCTCCAGCTTTTCCTTGTGCTGATGTGGAACAAGAGCGGTTAAAGTATGCTCAAAGGACACATAAATGCTGCCTGCCAAGACCTTTTTGCAACGGCTAAACATTTGGCAAACTAAAGAGGACAGTGGACATtgcaaatcatccagacagaaatTGAGTAATATCTGTAGCTAAACTTTCAAAAAGGTCCAATGTGTATGTATGCTGGCTGCGACACCCTTTGGCTCCGTTACCTTTGAGGAATCAGACTCTTTCATGACCATGTAGGGTTCACAGCACTCGCCAATATCTCCCTGCTGAAGAACTTTTTCAAGCTGGAATGGATTTCAGACACAGGATTGTCAATAAAAGACAAAGATTTCTCACATACAGTCGGACACGCCTGCAATTATTCGTTGTTTACTAGGAAAGGTTCCCATATTGATGTctaatcttgttttaaataatctctGGAAAAGGTAGCGATTTACTGCAGGTAACTATCAAAAGTAAAACAGcaactttgtttttgctaattaaacaaatgaccacaacaaaaatgcagagtctaattttttttttttttgcacacccGCACTCTAAAAGCTACGGCTTGAGTAACTTCAGCGAGATGCTTCTTGTTGCCATCTACAAATCTGTTTTCGTTTCTCTTCAAGCATCCCTGAAACGGGATACTCATGTGTCAGCTGATATGAGGTTCTTCTTGTTAGATGCTATATTTGGCTCACTCCAAGCACACCCTCCATTGGGGTGtccaaataattaaattttagaCTCATCTGTCAAAAGAACATTACTCCAAAAGTCCTGGCTCTTGTTCTCTCATGCAAACTTGagtctgaactttttttttttttttttagacaaccACCAATTAAATGTAATCTTGAGCTGTCTTTCTCACGACACACAGA
Proteins encoded in this region:
- the si:dkey-114l24.2 gene encoding uncharacterized protein si:dkey-114l24.2, with product MIWKLCLLCLAGSLGAVHAGPIRKSGRTADKAAPQEEVNVLMFGVIQLSESLNYVFETTEAKIERISKTLRSHEETLQRLGKQAEQAAEVEQQMKGVVQLLQEQMAKQQTQSQITKDWLNSIEKDEEELKAKVQRLETYINSAAPDTLKELQDKAEEHFQLLRGLQTWTRVQKNNIEIQDEQLSKLQKMSEALS